aacaCACGGAGTTGATGAACTACGGTAATGTGAATTACAAATTGAAAGTTTAGAGAGGTTGCAGAAGGAGAGGATGAAGCCATACTTTTGAAATACTTGATGGTGCATTTTGATAGTTAAGCATTTTACTAAGGTAATGTTGATTGAGCAGTGTTAATCGTGTCGACATCAAGGTTTATATTAATATAAGTTTTCAGTTGTGTAATATATGTTGTATGAAATTCTTGTTATAGTTCAGACTCTCCTTTTGATCTTGTTCTTTGATGTATTCGGCGATAGACTAAACTTAGCAAATTAGAGAATAACTTGAAATACACAAGATTTATAATAGTTAGGCAAGACTTATGCTGACGGCCAGGTGTGATTTCTCTTAGTATAGAAATCACGGCTTCCTTATTAATAAAGCATACAATCCTTTTGCAAATCCTAAACTAATCCCTCTCCTCTTGGTTGTCTCGGgcttttctctctcttgtttctAGCTTTGCCGCACCCTATTTGTAAGTATAGGATTTGGTTTACATGCTTACTCCTTGTTAAGTTTCCTACTCTAAGTGGGATAGGAAAATacactttcttttctttttccaattgTACTTCTCGAATTCCCGCTCTAAATTGTAAAAGGAAACTTAATTCTTTTCTAAtataattttaaacaaaataggATACTAACGTTGACGAGCTAAATTTCGAACAATTCTTACCCATGCTAATACTATACGTGTGTGCATGAAGACGAGAGAGAGAACGAGTGAAGGCAATGCAAAATAGTGGACCAAATATTGAAgaggaaaattaaaaataagggaATGGGTCACGCTGCAGCATCAGGTCAGCCAATAAACCAAGTCCAGTCAATATTTCCAAATCTGACCCCTTCTTCCCTTTTCAGTTTTCAGCTCTCCCGCATATAAATACCCACCACATCCCACCCTCTTCTTCCATTCCCAACCCCTCTCCTCCTACTACTCCAAACTGAAAACCCACCTGAGATCCTCTGCTCTCGACACTCTTGAGTCTTAACAAAACACAGTACCCCAACCAATCAAATGGCTTCCCTCCAAACTTCATCTCCtgtcttctcttctccctcacgTCGTTCTTCCTCAAACAGAACCATAAATGCCCCCATTCATGCCCGCAAGCTCCCAAGAGTCCGCTTCGCTGACCTGAAACAAACCACGAAGCTCGTCCTCCAAGGCCTCCAGTTGAAGGAACAAGTTCTGAAACAGGAAAACACCGATTTGTATAGCAACAATCACTCTGCAGCAGCAGCTCCTACAGCTTCCACAACTCAGCTCTACGCGCTCTTAGAGGCTGTGGTGGACAGAGTGGAGATGCACGCGAACATCGGCGAGCAGCGCAATAACTGGAACGCACTCTTACTTAGCTCTATCAACATGATCACTCTCTCCGCTTCCCTAATGGCCGGAGTTAATGCAGCTGCTGGAACGTCCGTTTTGGCATTGAACATTTCATCGGCTATTTTGTTTTCCGCAGCTACCGGAATGCTGCTTATCATGAACAAGATCCAGCCTTCGCAGCTCGCTGAGGAGCAGCGCAATGCTACGAGGTTGTTCAGGCAGCTCCAGAGCAAAATTGAGACGGTGTTTGCTCTTCGTGATCCTACTGAGAAAGATGTGAAGGAGACAATGGAGAAGGTTTTGGCTCTTGACAAAGCTTACCCTCTTGCGTTGCTCGGTGCCATGCTCGAAAAATTCCCCAAAAAATTGGAGCCGACTGTTTGGTGGCCTAGAAATGTTGTTCAATCTCAAAATCCAAGGAAACCGAAATCCCAGATGGGAAATAATGTGAATGGATGGAGTGAAGAACTTGAaagggaaatgagagaaattATTCAAGTTGTGAAGAACAAGGACCTTGAAAACTATGTGAGATTAGGAAGCTCGGTAGTATTAAAGACCAACAAGATTTTGGCAGTTTCAGGCCCTGTGCTTACTGGGATCGCGGCTATTGGATCCGCTTTTGTAGGCCATGGATCAGCCACTGTCGCGGTTGCAACAGTGGCTGCAGGCTCTTTGGCTAGCGCAGTGAATGCTTTTCAGCATGGCGGGCAAGTAGGGATGGTGTTTGAGATGAATAGGAACTGCGCCGGCTTCTTCAACAAGTTGGAGGATTCAATTGAAGCAACACTTGGAGAACAAGACtgggagaagagagaaaatgggGTGGTTTTTGAAATGAAGGTTGCAATGCGGTTGGGGAGAAGCTTGGAACAGCTCAGAGAACTTGCATCGAAATCAGCTTTGTATCGTTCGAATGGAGAACCCATAGACGAATTCGGTTGCAAGCTTTTCTAATTAGTGTAAGAGTATAAAGAATGGTTAGGATCATGCCACTTGTCATAAGATTGTAGACCTAAGTTGGTTAGTTAGCTAGAGACCTGGTTCTCTATATATACatcggatcaggatcctctcctgatctaaggatgaggatccccATGACCAAGAAGTGTAGgacgttggatgaaaatccaacgacTATAATTATTGTAACTTTAAAATGACCCCCttgtttgtagctgttggattttcatccaacggcccacatttcttggtcatgaggatccccATACaaagatcaggagaggatcctgatccataTACATCAATGTAATAGCTTCTATAGTAAGAAATGAAAGCATAACAAATTAATGCAATACTTCTCTCTTTAAGATTCTCTCTCACTCTTCCTCTTTGAACTCTGTTTCTCTCTAGTTCTTGAAACCCTATTTCTATAATCTCTACATCATTGAATgtgaagcttgatgattctaaTTACTTGAATTGGCAATTTCAAATGCAATTGTTATTGAGGGCCACGAAATCTTGGGTTTTGTTGATGGATCGCATGTTTGTCCCCCTCAATATGTTACCGGTTATGCTAATTCTGATATTTATGGTCTTGCTGCTGCAAATTGTTCTTCTCAATCTGAGAATGAAGACTATATTGTTTGGAAGATGCACAATCGTGCTCTTATGTAGTTGATCACTGCTACTTAGTCTCCAGTAGTAATTTCATGTGCCATTGGTAGCACCAGTGCCTATGATCTGTGGACTCGATTAAAGGAACAATTTTCGGCTGTCTCTCGGACTAGTATAATTCAACTTAAGTCGAATCTTCAGACTATTTGAAAGGGTTCGAATTCGATGTCTCAATATTTGCAACGTATTAAGGAAGCTAGGGATTATTTGTCTGCTGCTGGGGTCACTTTTGCAGATGAGGATATTGTTATACTTGCCTTCAATGGCTTACCTCCTAAATATAATACCTTCCGTAGTGTTATAAGGGGTTGTGAAAATGTTATTTCTTTCAAGGAATTTAGGGTACAATTGCTTGCTGAGGAGCTTATTGTTGATAGCAATGTGAACTCATAGATTCTCACTGCCATGATTGCTAACAATTATAGTCCTCAATCTCCCACAGCTCAACCTCGATCTGGAAGTTCAGGTCTTGGTTTCTCAGGTCACACTAATGGTTTCAATAGTGGTTATTCTGGTTCTTCATGAGGGTATTGATCTTTTACCAACAAgaatggcaaaggaaaattTCATCAAGGGTATAGGTATCCTAATCCTAATCCTCGACAACAATTTCACACTACTTTTCCTAATTCGAACCCTCGTGTTCTTAGTCATTCTCCACCACAGTACTTTGGTCTTCATACCACACCATAAGTTCCTTGTCAACTGTGTAATACATTTGGTCACACGACTCCATTCTGTAACTTAAAACAAATGGATAGGTAAGGTTGTAACATCTGTGGTAAAACAAATCACACTACCTGGTATTGATTCTTTAATGACAAAGGGCCTAATTTTGGTGGTCCACGTCATTCTACATCAACTACGACTGCATATGCTCGTTCTACACCAACATTTTCACCTTAGTCTTATATGCAAGCTATGCACATAGTCACTTCTCAATCATCCCCAGCTTCCACATCTCATCGTCAATCATAGATTTAGATCACTGACTCGGGTGCTACAAATTATATGACAGCAGACCTTAGTAACTTGTCACTGGCTTTTCCTTATCCCACAAATAAGACCGTGCAAACTGCAAATGGTGAAGGTTTACAAATATCTCACATTGGTAGCTCCATTATTCAAACACTCGTGCATCCAATAAAATTCAATTATGTTCTCTATGTGCCTAGACTTTCAAGTAACTTGTTATCAGTTCACAAAATTTGTCTTGATAACAATTGTTGGTTAATATTTGATGCTTATTGCTTCTGGATTCAAGACAAGGCCATAGGGAGGATATTATACAAAAGACTATGCAGTAATGGACTTTATCCCATCTCTTCACCCGTTCGTCATCACTCATTACACAGTCCAGGCACTCCCAAAGCTTCTGCATTTCTTGGTCAGATTGTTAGTTGTAATCTCTAGCATAGTAGGTTAGGTCGTCCTACTAATAACATAGCCAAAATAATGCTGCATAAGTCTTCCATTTCTTGTACAAAGGAAGATGTCCCATTGATGTGTCATGGTCTGCCTTTTCAGTCTAGTGATCATAAATCTGTAATTCCTTTTGCAACTGTACACAGTGACCTTTGGGGTCCTTCTCCATGTAATTCCATTTATGGCTATAAATACTACGTGACTCTTATTGATGAGTGCACTCGATATTGTTGGTTGTTTCCCCTTGTCAACAAGTCAGActtctttgaaacctttgttgtttttttattcttttgtacaAACTCAATTCTCGGTGTCTATCCAAATATTACAAACTAATGGTGGTGGAGATTATAACAGTTCTAAACTTCAATATTTCCTTCATAGTAAAGGCATTACACATCATAAGTCTTGCCCACATATACCAGAACAAAACGGTTTGGCTGAAAGGAAACACATACACATTATTGAAACCACTGTCACACTTTTACAATCTGCAAAATTACCCTCTCATTTCTAGTCTTTTTCTTGTCAAGTAGTTGTGTATGTTATCAATCGTATGCCAGCTCCTATCTTGAAGAATTGTTCACCTTTTAAGGCTCTATTTGGAGCCTCATACCTCAACTCATCTTCGAGTCTTTGGTTGTTCTTGCTTTCTATTATTGAGACCTTACATCAAAACAAAGTTACAACCTAAAACCACAGAATGTGTTTTCCTTAGGTATGGCTCAAAGTACAAGGATTTTATATGTTTTGATGTCTTAACGGGTAGAATTTATATATCTCGACATGTTGTCTTTAATGAGTCTAGATTCCCATATCCTTATTTGACTGTGAAACCTACATCCACACATGTCCAGGTATTTTTCCCTCAGTCTTTACATTCATATCCTGTACCTGATATGAATAACATCTTAGTTCAGCTTCCAATTGCATTCACCATCACCATCTATGTCATCAAATGGTGTCATATCTTCATCATCAGTTCCATTGTCTCCTTCATACATAACTTCTTATTATGTATCAATACCATCCCCTAGTACACTGTCATCACCAGAGAATGTTACATCTCCGTCCATTACTGCACCTGCAAGTTCTTCACAATTACTCCTTGTGGATCCTGAGTTTAGTTCTGATCTCCTTCAAGTGGTATTGCCTATAGCACCACTTAATCTACATCATACGCAAACCAGAAGTAAAGATggtataataaaaaaaaaagtatttctcAGTAAGCTCCATGATTCTAGTGATGTTGATTTAGCTCAAATGGAACCTAGGCTCGCTTGGTTGTTAAGGGGTTTAATCAAGAACCTAGTTTGGATTATGGGGAGACCTTTAGTCCAGTGGTTAAGCTAACCACTGTGAGACTAGTTCTAGCTTTGGCGGCACACTTTACTTGGCCTTTGAGGCAGTTGGATGTAAAGAATGCATTCCTGCATGGAGTGTTAAATGAAGAGGTATTCATGGCCCAACCTCCTGGTTTTGAAGACCATTTTCATCCTGAGCTAGTTTGTAGACTTCACAAGTCCTTATATGGATTAAAACAGGCTCCACGAGACTGGAATGAGAGGTTCACAGGTTTTCTTCCATCTTTGGGATTTCAGTCTACATATTCTGATTCTTCCTTGTTTGTTAAAATTGTTGGAAGTAATATTGTCATCCTATTACTTTATGTGAATGATATTATTATCTCTGGGAGTTTTACTTTCTCTATTCAGCAAGTCATTCAATCTTTGACAACTGAATTCGATATCAAGGACTTGGGAGAGCTGCATTAGTTTTTGGGGATTCAGATTACCAAAATTGATCAAGGTTTATTCTTGTCACAGTCAAAGTATATCCAAGATTTATTGGAGAAGGTTGAAATGATGGATTGCAAGGCATGTGACACTCCATGTCTTCCATATAATAGACTATTAAAAGATGATGGTATTCCATACAACAATCCAACAATATATAGAAGCATCGTTAGAGCTTTACAGTATCTTACTTTCACTCGGCTTGATATTGCTCTCTTAGTTCATCAAGTTTGCCAATTTCTGCAGTCTCCAATGGTGTCTCATTTCACAGTAGTGAAACTTATTCTACGATATCTCAAGGGTTCCTTATCAGTTGGTCTCTCTTATACTCGGGGTTCTTTGTCATTAAAAACTTTTAGTGATGCAGACTGGGCTGGGGACCCTA
This genomic stretch from Pyrus communis chromosome 2, drPyrComm1.1, whole genome shotgun sequence harbors:
- the LOC137721222 gene encoding probable F-box protein At4g22030 gives rise to the protein MASLQTSSPVFSSPSRRSSSNRTINAPIHARKLPRVRFADLKQTTKLVLQGLQLKEQVLKQENTDLYSNNHSAAAAPTASTTQLYALLEAVVDRVEMHANIGEQRNNWNALLLSSINMITLSASLMAGVNAAAGTSVLALNISSAILFSAATGMLLIMNKIQPSQLAEEQRNATRLFRQLQSKIETVFALRDPTEKDVKETMEKVLALDKAYPLALLGAMLEKFPKKLEPTVWWPRNVVQSQNPRKPKSQMGNNVNGWSEELEREMREIIQVVKNKDLENYVRLGSSVVLKTNKILAVSGPVLTGIAAIGSAFVGHGSATVAVATVAAGSLASAVNAFQHGGQVGMVFEMNRNCAGFFNKLEDSIEATLGEQDWEKRENGVVFEMKVAMRLGRSLEQLRELASKSALYRSNGEPIDEFGCKLF